In Panacibacter ginsenosidivorans, the following proteins share a genomic window:
- the sat gene encoding sulfate adenylyltransferase, translating into MNQPHGGVLVNRIATGARKAELEEKAKAIFNLTVEDRYGADIEMIAVGAFSPITGFMGKADCESAIENMTLTNGLAWGIPIPLPVGDQYDNLSVGQEIALLNKEGHVLAIMTVNEKFELDLDNFAAKCFGTTEDKHPGVAAIKRGGNKFIAGPLEMVNRPVRHDAIDGKYFLDPSEIRAEFEKRGWNTIVAFQTRNPIHRAHEYLIKCAQEIVDGALIHPIVGETKSDDIPADTRMRCYEALIAGYFNPKNTKLSVLPTAMRYAGPREAINHTLIRKNYGCTHMIIGRDHAGVGNYYGTYDAQKIMDKVGPAMGMQILKFENTFFCKETNGMASSKTSPENATQISLSGTKVREMLGKGERPPAEFSRAEVADILIEWATAKNKVEA; encoded by the coding sequence ATGAACCAACCTCATGGTGGCGTACTTGTAAACAGAATTGCAACAGGTGCCCGCAAAGCCGAACTGGAAGAAAAAGCAAAAGCGATCTTTAACCTTACTGTGGAAGACCGTTATGGCGCTGATATTGAAATGATCGCTGTAGGTGCATTTAGCCCTATTACCGGTTTTATGGGTAAGGCTGATTGTGAATCTGCTATTGAAAATATGACATTGACAAATGGTCTTGCATGGGGTATCCCTATCCCTTTGCCTGTAGGGGATCAATATGATAATCTTTCTGTGGGTCAGGAAATTGCTTTGTTGAATAAAGAAGGTCATGTACTTGCAATCATGACTGTTAATGAAAAATTTGAATTAGACCTTGACAATTTTGCTGCAAAATGTTTTGGTACAACAGAAGATAAACATCCTGGCGTTGCTGCTATTAAACGTGGCGGTAACAAATTCATCGCTGGTCCTTTAGAAATGGTAAACCGCCCGGTTCGTCATGATGCAATTGATGGCAAATATTTTCTTGACCCATCTGAAATACGTGCTGAATTTGAAAAACGTGGCTGGAACACAATCGTAGCTTTCCAGACACGCAACCCAATACACCGTGCACACGAATATTTGATCAAATGCGCACAGGAAATCGTTGATGGTGCTTTGATTCATCCTATAGTTGGCGAAACAAAAAGTGATGATATTCCTGCCGATACACGCATGCGTTGCTACGAAGCATTGATCGCCGGGTATTTCAATCCAAAAAATACTAAACTAAGCGTATTACCAACAGCTATGCGTTATGCCGGGCCACGTGAAGCAATTAACCACACTTTAATTCGTAAGAATTATGGTTGCACACACATGATTATTGGCCGCGACCATGCTGGTGTTGGCAATTACTACGGCACGTACGATGCCCAGAAAATAATGGATAAAGTAGGCCCTGCAATGGGTATGCAAATATTGAAATTTGAAAACACTTTCTTCTGTAAAGAAACAAATGGTATGGCCAGCAGCAAAACATCTCCTGAAAATGCTACACAAATTTCTTTAAGCGGCACAAAGGTGCGTGAAATGCTTGGCAAAGGCGAACGTCCACCTGCTGAGTTTTCGAGAGCAGAAGTTGCAGATATTCTTATTGAATGGGCTACTGCAAAGAATAAAGTAGAAGCTTAA
- a CDS encoding NAD(P)-dependent oxidoreductase: protein MQIGFIGLGNLGTPIAENLLQQHKQLLVYNRTASKAQPLIDKGATICSSVKELAEKCDIVFSMVSDDAALNHITKSEDGLAANLKAGAVHISMSTILPATATYLGALHHLHRNHYIAAPVMGRPEAARAKKLNFLISGNAAIIEIIKPFLRDAGAAGIWEFGMETEAANTAKLCSNFLIISAIESMAEGINLAKKSGIDATQWINMLTQTLFNAPVYINYSNFLLKEAFQPAAFSLKLGLKDVNLVNEQAAETNTEMPIGKLLQQRLNECVAKGYGEFDWTAIALALK from the coding sequence ATGCAAATCGGATTCATCGGCCTTGGTAATCTCGGAACCCCTATTGCTGAAAATTTATTACAGCAACACAAACAGTTATTGGTATATAACCGCACCGCATCTAAAGCGCAGCCGCTGATTGATAAGGGCGCCACTATATGCAGTTCTGTAAAAGAGCTTGCAGAGAAATGCGATATTGTTTTCAGCATGGTATCAGATGATGCTGCGCTTAATCATATCACCAAGAGCGAAGATGGCCTTGCCGCCAATCTTAAAGCAGGTGCTGTGCATATTTCTATGAGCACTATTTTGCCGGCCACCGCAACTTATCTTGGTGCGTTGCATCATTTGCATCGCAATCATTATATAGCAGCGCCGGTTATGGGCCGGCCTGAAGCAGCGAGAGCAAAGAAGCTCAACTTCCTGATATCGGGTAACGCTGCTATCATTGAAATAATAAAGCCATTCCTTCGGGATGCAGGCGCAGCAGGCATTTGGGAGTTTGGCATGGAAACAGAAGCTGCCAATACTGCTAAACTTTGCAGTAACTTCCTGATTATCTCTGCCATCGAATCAATGGCTGAAGGTATTAACCTTGCTAAAAAAAGCGGCATCGATGCAACGCAATGGATAAATATGTTAACGCAAACATTATTTAATGCACCCGTTTATATCAACTACAGTAATTTTCTTTTGAAAGAAGCATTTCAACCCGCCGCATTTTCACTTAAGCTTGGCTTGAAAGATGTAAATCTTGTAAACGAACAGGCCGCTGAAACCAATACTGAAATGCCCATCGGCAAACTACTACAGCAGCGTTTGAATGAATGCGTAGCAAAAGGTTATGGAGAGTTTGACTGGACGGCTATTGCTCTTGCATTGAAATAA
- the cysC gene encoding adenylyl-sulfate kinase produces MEVVKNIVWHNATITKEDRHRKNGHKSAILWYTGLSGAGKSTLANKVEEKLFERGYNTYVLDGDNVRMGLNKGLGFDAEGRKENIRRIGEVAKLFVDAGIIVSTAFVSPYTADRDMVRALVPAGEFVEIYVAASLEVCENRDTKGLYKKARTGEIKNFTGISDPYEAPVNPELTVDTGGQTLDESAEVVLNYLEEKGYITKA; encoded by the coding sequence ATGGAAGTTGTTAAGAACATTGTGTGGCATAATGCTACTATAACCAAAGAAGACCGCCATCGCAAAAATGGCCATAAAAGCGCAATCCTGTGGTACACAGGGCTTTCAGGCGCAGGCAAATCAACTCTGGCAAATAAAGTAGAAGAAAAATTATTTGAACGTGGTTATAACACCTATGTTCTTGACGGTGATAATGTTCGCATGGGCCTGAATAAAGGGCTTGGCTTTGATGCGGAAGGACGTAAAGAAAACATTCGCAGAATTGGTGAAGTTGCTAAACTTTTTGTTGATGCAGGCATAATTGTTTCTACAGCTTTCGTTTCTCCATACACAGCAGACCGTGATATGGTTCGTGCACTGGTACCAGCAGGAGAATTTGTTGAAATATATGTAGCAGCCTCTCTGGAAGTTTGCGAAAATCGTGATACAAAAGGTTTGTACAAGAAAGCACGTACAGGTGAGATTAAAAACTTTACCGGCATCAGCGATCCTTATGAAGCACCTGTAAACCCTGAACTTACTGTAGATACAGGCGGCCAGACACTTGATGAAAGTGCTGAAGTTGTATTAAACTATCTCGAAGAAAAAGGCTACATAACAAAAGCTTAG
- the metG gene encoding methionine--tRNA ligase: MNDYKRILVTAALPYANGPVHIGHLAGCYLPADIYVRYQRAQKRDIKFVGGSDEHGVPITIRAMKEGITPQQVVDKYHALIKESLEQMNISFDIYSRTSNEVHHKTSQDFFLNLYNKGLFEEKETEQYYDKKAKTFLADRYIIGTCPVCGNPNAYGDQCERCGSSLSPEQLINPRSALSDAVPVKKKTKHWYFPLQNYESWLKEWIIEGHKEWKNNVYGQCKSWLDNGLQRRAMTRDSSWGIKVPLPDAEGKVLYVWFDAPIGYISATKELTAQWADYWCKEDTKLVHFIGKDNIVFHCIIFPAMLKAHGDFVLPDNVPANEFLNIEGDKVSTSRNWAVWVDEYIKDFPGCEDVLRYVLCANAPETKDNDFTWKDFQDRNNSELASIFGNFVNRTFVLMHKLCGGKVPKLHDEIIDDKDKQIIADIKAAKEKVESLIEQYKFRDALFEVIDLSRKGNKYMQEKEPWIVAKSLAETPDAQKSIDNCLHICLQLTANLTVLINPFLPTTAKKMLYMMKVVDKMLDWGNAGSMKLLSVGYTLRAPEILFRKIEDAEIAAQIEKLKGGLVKAEDTSNKQQVASAKEEAKKPEIQNPKPEIVYDDFAKIDLRVGKIITAEKVEKADKLLKLSIDLGFETRTIVSGIALHFKPEDIVGKQVVVVANLTPRKMRGIESNGMILMAEDAGGKLHFVNPEDSVNAGAGVS; this comes from the coding sequence ATGAATGATTACAAAAGAATATTAGTTACAGCAGCATTGCCTTATGCAAACGGGCCTGTGCACATTGGTCATTTGGCGGGTTGCTATTTGCCTGCAGATATTTATGTGCGTTACCAGCGTGCGCAGAAAAGAGATATAAAATTTGTTGGCGGCAGTGATGAGCATGGCGTGCCTATTACTATCCGTGCGATGAAGGAAGGCATAACACCGCAGCAGGTGGTTGATAAATATCATGCGTTGATAAAAGAGAGCCTGGAGCAGATGAATATCTCGTTTGATATTTATTCAAGAACATCCAATGAGGTTCATCATAAAACATCGCAGGACTTCTTTTTGAATTTATACAATAAAGGTTTGTTTGAAGAGAAAGAAACAGAACAGTATTATGATAAGAAAGCAAAAACATTTTTAGCTGATCGTTATATTATTGGTACTTGCCCTGTTTGTGGCAATCCCAATGCTTATGGTGATCAGTGTGAGCGTTGTGGTTCATCATTATCCCCCGAACAACTCATTAATCCCCGTAGTGCATTAAGTGATGCAGTTCCTGTAAAAAAGAAAACAAAGCATTGGTACTTTCCCTTACAGAATTACGAATCATGGTTGAAGGAATGGATTATTGAAGGTCATAAAGAATGGAAGAATAATGTGTATGGTCAATGCAAAAGCTGGCTGGATAACGGTTTGCAAAGACGTGCTATGACACGTGACAGCAGCTGGGGTATCAAAGTTCCGTTGCCGGATGCTGAAGGAAAAGTATTGTATGTATGGTTTGATGCGCCGATTGGTTATATCAGCGCAACTAAAGAACTAACTGCTCAATGGGCTGATTATTGGTGCAAAGAAGATACAAAGCTGGTACATTTTATTGGTAAGGATAATATCGTTTTTCATTGCATTATTTTTCCGGCCATGCTAAAAGCGCATGGAGATTTTGTATTACCTGATAATGTTCCTGCCAATGAATTTTTAAATATTGAGGGTGATAAAGTTTCTACAAGTCGCAACTGGGCCGTATGGGTTGATGAATACATCAAAGATTTTCCGGGTTGTGAAGATGTGCTGCGTTATGTGCTTTGTGCAAACGCACCGGAAACAAAGGACAATGATTTTACCTGGAAAGATTTCCAGGACAGGAATAACAGTGAGCTGGCAAGCATCTTTGGTAATTTTGTGAACAGGACTTTTGTATTGATGCATAAATTATGCGGTGGTAAAGTTCCCAAACTACATGATGAAATTATTGATGATAAAGACAAACAAATTATTGCCGATATAAAAGCGGCAAAAGAAAAAGTAGAAAGTTTAATTGAGCAATATAAATTCCGTGATGCATTGTTTGAAGTGATTGATCTTTCCCGCAAAGGCAATAAATATATGCAGGAGAAAGAGCCCTGGATCGTTGCAAAATCGCTGGCTGAAACTCCTGATGCTCAAAAAAGCATCGACAACTGCTTACACATCTGTTTGCAGTTAACAGCAAACCTTACAGTACTTATCAACCCATTTTTACCAACCACGGCAAAGAAAATGTTGTACATGATGAAAGTGGTAGATAAAATGCTTGATTGGGGGAATGCAGGCAGCATGAAGCTTTTAAGTGTTGGTTATACTTTGCGTGCTCCTGAAATATTGTTTAGAAAAATTGAAGATGCAGAGATTGCTGCACAAATTGAGAAGTTGAAAGGAGGGTTGGTAAAAGCAGAAGATACAAGTAATAAGCAACAAGTAGCAAGCGCTAAAGAAGAAGCTAAGAAACCCGAAATCCAAAATCCAAAACCCGAAATCGTTTATGATGATTTTGCAAAAATCGATTTGCGTGTTGGTAAAATCATAACTGCAGAGAAAGTAGAGAAAGCAGATAAGTTGTTGAAACTTTCCATTGATCTGGGTTTTGAAACAAGAACAATCGTTTCAGGAATTGCATTACATTTTAAGCCAGAAGATATAGTAGGCAAGCAAGTAGTTGTTGTTGCCAATCTGACGCCACGCAAAATGCGCGGTATTGAAAGCAATGGCATGATCTTAATGGCTGAAGATGCAGGTGGAAAACTGCATTTTGTAAATCCGGAAGATAGTGTAAATGCTGGTGCAGGGGTTAGCTAA